A genome region from Nocardiopsis exhalans includes the following:
- a CDS encoding FtsW/RodA/SpoVE family cell cycle protein gives MANPPTEPADGALPPVRQRRAELVLLLAAIGVTFAALLLASLSVTGEIDSRVMVYGLALGAGALGLHVLLRFVAPYADPVLLPVATALSGLGVTMIWALQMTRNFAPGHGEADRQLLWALVGMGLCAGAVFFIRQPRRLTMYTYLIALVALVLLLLPLSPFGHEVLGARRWIMIGPFTMQPSEFAKVLLVIFLASYLGRQRDVMALVTRTFKIGPVKVFSAPRARDLAPMAVGWGVAILLLVGTRDLGTSLLLFGTFLAVLYAATARKSWVLIGLVAFSAGAYAAYLLFGHVQNRVRIWLNAFDEEVYHSEGGSFQVVEGMIALAYGGILGTGFHGGEAQNIFAADSDLILVSIGEKLGLTGLLAVLLLLFLFAQRALRIALACKDVFLKLTAFGYGFLIAFDVFIVLGGLTLIIPLTGMTTPFLSAGGSALMANWLVVGLLLTISETARRPQETFSSGMAPGDPSTEVINVRDLPDGVRGRH, from the coding sequence ATGGCCAATCCGCCAACCGAACCCGCGGACGGGGCGCTGCCCCCGGTACGGCAAAGACGCGCTGAACTGGTGCTGCTCCTCGCCGCGATCGGGGTGACCTTCGCGGCCCTGCTCCTCGCCTCGCTCTCCGTGACCGGCGAGATCGACTCCCGGGTGATGGTCTACGGGCTCGCGCTCGGGGCCGGGGCGCTCGGCCTGCACGTCCTGCTGCGGTTCGTGGCGCCCTACGCCGATCCCGTACTGCTCCCGGTGGCCACCGCGCTGTCCGGTCTCGGGGTCACCATGATCTGGGCGCTGCAGATGACCCGCAACTTCGCCCCCGGCCACGGCGAGGCCGACCGGCAGCTGCTGTGGGCCCTGGTCGGTATGGGCCTGTGCGCGGGCGCGGTGTTCTTCATCCGGCAGCCGCGCCGCCTGACCATGTACACGTACCTGATCGCGCTGGTCGCGCTGGTCCTGCTGCTGCTCCCGCTCTCACCGTTCGGCCACGAGGTGCTCGGCGCGCGCCGGTGGATCATGATCGGCCCCTTCACCATGCAGCCCTCGGAGTTCGCGAAGGTACTGCTGGTGATCTTCCTGGCCTCCTACCTGGGGCGTCAGCGCGACGTGATGGCGCTGGTGACGCGGACCTTCAAGATCGGCCCGGTGAAGGTGTTCAGCGCGCCGCGGGCCCGCGACCTCGCGCCGATGGCCGTGGGCTGGGGCGTGGCGATCCTGCTGCTGGTGGGCACCCGGGACCTGGGGACCTCGCTGCTGCTGTTCGGCACGTTCCTGGCGGTGCTGTACGCGGCCACCGCCCGCAAGTCCTGGGTGCTGATCGGCCTGGTGGCCTTCTCCGCCGGGGCGTACGCGGCGTACCTGCTGTTCGGGCACGTGCAGAACCGGGTGCGGATCTGGCTGAACGCCTTCGACGAGGAGGTCTACCACAGCGAGGGCGGCAGCTTCCAGGTGGTGGAGGGCATGATCGCCCTGGCCTACGGCGGGATACTGGGGACCGGTTTCCACGGCGGCGAGGCACAGAACATCTTCGCCGCGGACAGCGACCTGATCCTGGTGTCGATCGGCGAGAAGCTGGGGCTGACCGGGCTGCTGGCGGTGCTGCTGTTGCTGTTCCTGTTCGCCCAGCGCGCCCTGCGGATCGCCCTGGCCTGCAAGGACGTGTTCCTCAAGCTGACAGCGTTCGGCTACGGGTTCCTCATCGCGTTCGACGTGTTCATCGTGCTGGGCGGCCTCACCCTGATCATTCCGCTCACCGGTATGACCACCCCGTTCCTGTCGGCGGGCGGGTCCGCGCTGATGGCCAACTGGCTGGTCGTGGGCCTGTTGCTGACCATCAGCGAGACCGCCCGCCGCCCCCAGGAGACCTTCAGCTCGGGGATGGCGCCCGGGGACCCCTCCACCGAGGTGATCAACGTGCGCGACCTGCCCGACGGCGTCCGGGGCCGCCACTGA
- a CDS encoding FAD-dependent monooxygenase, producing MTAVRTVLVSGASIAGPALAHWLHRYGIRATVVEKAPAPRMGGHAIDIRGTAVDVAERMGALDAVRAHLTETSRICFVRADGRVRSDIGAAVDTDHDRSLEIVRGDLTRILHEPTTAYTEYLYEDSVTGLAETPDGVRVTFQRTEPRVFDLVVGADGLHSNTRRLAFGPEDAYGRYLGALISIFTVPNHLGLDREARLYNEPGKGAGMIHSPRFDGAKAFFLVHERELDGIDRAPEEEQQKEFLRERFTGAGWECERILAGMADAPDFYFDSVKQIHMDRWSRGRVTLLGDAGYCPSPMSGQGTTLALVGAYVLARELSRHEDLAPALDAYEGRMRPYVKANQDIADPGMGFLAPRTRLGLAARNTLLRFSGLLARLSGLDQRVARAAEGFDLDAPPPNRIQADVR from the coding sequence ATGACCGCCGTTCGAACCGTCCTCGTCTCCGGCGCCAGCATCGCCGGGCCCGCCCTCGCCCACTGGCTGCACCGGTACGGCATCCGGGCCACCGTCGTCGAGAAGGCCCCCGCGCCACGGATGGGCGGCCACGCCATCGACATCCGCGGTACCGCAGTCGATGTCGCCGAACGCATGGGCGCCCTGGACGCCGTCCGCGCCCACCTCACCGAGACCAGTCGGATTTGCTTCGTGCGGGCCGACGGCCGCGTCCGCTCCGACATCGGCGCCGCCGTGGACACCGACCACGACCGCTCCCTGGAGATCGTGCGCGGCGACCTCACCCGGATCCTGCACGAACCCACCACCGCCTACACCGAGTACCTCTACGAGGACTCCGTCACCGGGCTGGCGGAGACCCCCGACGGGGTGCGGGTGACCTTCCAACGCACCGAACCGCGCGTGTTCGACCTGGTCGTGGGCGCGGACGGGCTGCACTCCAACACCCGGCGGCTGGCCTTCGGCCCCGAGGACGCCTACGGCCGCTACCTGGGCGCCCTGATCAGTATCTTCACCGTTCCCAACCACCTCGGCCTGGACCGCGAGGCACGCCTGTACAACGAGCCCGGCAAGGGCGCCGGGATGATCCACTCCCCGCGCTTCGACGGCGCCAAGGCGTTCTTCCTCGTCCACGAGCGCGAGCTGGACGGGATCGACCGGGCCCCGGAGGAGGAGCAGCAGAAGGAGTTCCTGCGCGAACGTTTCACCGGGGCGGGCTGGGAGTGCGAGCGGATCCTGGCGGGGATGGCCGACGCCCCGGACTTCTACTTCGATTCCGTCAAACAGATCCACATGGACCGCTGGTCGCGGGGGCGGGTCACTCTGCTCGGGGACGCCGGGTACTGCCCCTCCCCCATGTCCGGCCAGGGCACCACCCTGGCCCTGGTCGGCGCGTACGTCCTGGCCCGGGAGCTGTCCCGGCACGAGGACCTCGCCCCCGCGCTCGACGCCTACGAAGGGCGGATGCGCCCCTATGTCAAGGCCAACCAGGACATCGCCGACCCGGGCATGGGCTTCCTCGCCCCGCGCACCCGGCTGGGGCTCGCCGCCCGTAATACCCTGCTGCGGTTCAGCGGGCTCCTGGCCCGGCTGTCGGGCCTGGACCAGCGGGTCGCCAGAGCGGCCGAGGGGTTCGATCTGGACGCTCCGCCGCCGAACCGGATTCAGGCGGACGTGAGATGA
- a CDS encoding DUF397 domain-containing protein: MTPLEFRTSSYSGSQGDCVEVADLPGEHLVRDTKNRSAGSLRFIGPEWAAFLSVAQNDQQ, translated from the coding sequence ATGACACCCCTTGAGTTCCGCACCTCCTCCTACTCCGGGAGCCAGGGCGACTGCGTCGAGGTCGCCGATCTGCCCGGCGAGCACCTCGTCCGCGACACCAAGAACCGCTCCGCTGGAAGCCTCAGGTTCATTGGCCCCGAGTGGGCTGCTTTCCTCTCGGTCGCCCAGAACGACCAGCAGTAG
- a CDS encoding MazG family protein: protein METLRRECPWDSSQTHESLAKYLIQESYETLETIEDGDYPQLREELGDVLLQVVFHAAIGTERPEGDPARFTVDDVADAIIDKMTRRHPHVFGGVDVSGTDEVWSNWEAIKAAERAEKAKANGGSGETSVLDGVPFAQPAVLLAYELQKRAVRNGFPADLVGDDGAEGGELFAAVAAERDQGRDPETDLRLAARRFDGRVRAAEEAARADGREPRELTEEQWREYWSKTGE from the coding sequence ATGGAGACCCTGCGCCGGGAATGCCCCTGGGACAGTTCGCAGACCCACGAGTCCCTGGCCAAGTACCTGATCCAGGAGTCCTACGAGACCCTGGAGACCATTGAGGACGGCGACTACCCGCAGCTGCGCGAGGAACTCGGGGACGTGCTGCTGCAGGTCGTCTTCCACGCGGCGATCGGTACTGAGCGCCCTGAGGGCGACCCGGCCCGCTTCACCGTGGACGACGTCGCCGACGCCATCATCGACAAGATGACCCGCCGTCACCCGCACGTGTTCGGCGGTGTGGACGTGTCCGGTACCGACGAGGTGTGGTCGAACTGGGAGGCCATCAAGGCGGCCGAGCGCGCGGAGAAGGCCAAGGCCAACGGGGGGAGTGGGGAGACTTCCGTACTTGACGGGGTGCCCTTCGCCCAGCCCGCTGTGCTGCTCGCCTACGAGCTGCAAAAGCGCGCGGTCCGCAACGGCTTCCCGGCTGATCTCGTGGGCGACGACGGCGCCGAGGGCGGAGAGCTGTTCGCCGCCGTCGCCGCCGAACGCGACCAGGGGCGCGACCCCGAAACCGATCTCCGCCTGGCCGCCCGCCGCTTTGACGGTCGGGTGCGTGCCGCAGAGGAGGCCGCCCGCGCGGACGGCCGCGAGCCCCGCGAACTCACCGAAGAGCAGTGGCGCGAGTACTGGTCGAAGACCGGCGAGTGA
- the mfd gene encoding transcription-repair coupling factor, producing MSLIGLLADVSTDPALHSAIETARSGRDPHLDLVAPAALRPFMVGALAADAPVGAHRPVLAVTATEREAADLTDALGSLLPEDSVALFPAWETLPHERLSPRSDTVGQRLAVLRRLAHPDPADPLTTPLRVVVAPVRSVLQPLVAGLGDLEPVRIRPGDEVELESVVSALTNTGYARVDLVEKRGDMAVRGGILDVFPPTEEHPLRLEFWGDTVEDIRYFQVADQRSISPAEGGEGADARTSAASGLFAPPCRELLLTETVRERARALADEHPALAEVLNKIADGVSVEGMEAFAPVLAESMEPFLNYLPSNAMVLGCDPERIRTRAVELEATSAEFLDASWINAASGGEAPIDLGESAYMSIAELRTIATGLGLPWWGLTPFSAGEGAADKAAGEEDDAVVVGAVPADSYRGDTERALADVKGWLHDNWSVVLVTQGHGPAERLVAMLRDAGLGATLSADLAEPPKEAIATVTTGLVDHGFLLRSVRTVVLTETDLVGQKSSTRDMRRMPSRRKGTVDPLQLKPGDYVVHEQHGVGRYLEMVSRQIHGATREYLLIEYAPSKRGQPGDRLFVPTEQLSEVTRYVGGEAPTLSKMGGAEWSKAKSRARKVVREIAGDLIRLYSARQASPGHAFGADTPWQHELEDAFPYVETPDQLAAIDEVKKDMSKSVPMDRLICGDVGYGKTEVAVRAAFKAVQDGKQVALLVPTTLLVQQHLSTFSERYASFPVTVKPMSRFQTDGEVEATREGLRSGEVDVVIGTHRLLSQETRFKDLGLVIIDEEQRFGVEHKESLKRLRTQVDVLAMSATPIPRTLEMGLTGIREMTTILTPPEERHPVLTFVGPYEDKQITAAIRRELMREGQVFFVHNRVASIDKVAAIIKRLVPEARVAYAHGQMNEQQLEKVMVDFWEKNFDVLVSTTIVESGLDVPNANTLIIDRADTYGLSQLHQLRGRVGRGRDRAYAYFLYPPERPLTETAYERLATVAQHTETGAGMYVAMKDLEIRGAGNILGAEQSGTIAGVGFDLYLRMVGEAVAELKGDPEAVAEVETKVELPINAHIPHDYVPGERLRLQSYKRIASVTSEADILAAYEELTDRYGAPPQPVDNLMAVARFRVLAKSAGLADVVMQGNQIRFSPVELRESQELRLRRMYPKSIRKEAAKTLLVPVPKAGGMGGKPLRDLDLLKWCTDLVNNIFEPDKRKVQPKDE from the coding sequence ATGAGCCTCATTGGACTTCTCGCCGACGTCTCCACGGACCCGGCACTGCACAGCGCGATCGAGACCGCCCGAAGCGGCCGCGATCCCCATCTCGACCTCGTCGCCCCGGCGGCGCTGCGACCCTTCATGGTGGGGGCGCTGGCCGCCGACGCCCCCGTGGGCGCGCACCGGCCGGTCCTCGCCGTCACCGCCACCGAGCGGGAGGCCGCGGACCTGACCGACGCGCTCGGCTCACTGCTGCCCGAGGACTCGGTCGCGCTCTTCCCCGCCTGGGAGACGCTTCCGCACGAACGCCTCTCCCCGCGCTCGGACACCGTCGGCCAGCGTCTGGCGGTGCTGCGCAGACTGGCGCACCCGGACCCCGCCGACCCGCTCACCACCCCCCTGCGCGTGGTGGTGGCCCCGGTCCGCAGCGTCCTGCAACCGCTGGTCGCCGGGCTCGGAGACCTGGAGCCGGTGCGGATCCGCCCCGGTGACGAGGTGGAGCTGGAGTCCGTGGTCAGCGCCCTGACCAACACCGGCTACGCCCGCGTGGACCTGGTGGAGAAACGCGGCGACATGGCCGTGCGCGGCGGCATCCTGGACGTCTTCCCACCCACCGAGGAGCACCCGCTCCGGTTGGAGTTCTGGGGCGACACCGTCGAGGACATCCGTTACTTCCAGGTCGCCGACCAGCGCTCCATCTCCCCCGCCGAGGGCGGCGAGGGCGCCGACGCGCGCACCAGCGCCGCTTCTGGGCTGTTCGCCCCGCCGTGCCGGGAGCTGCTGCTCACCGAGACCGTGCGCGAGCGCGCCCGGGCCCTGGCCGACGAGCACCCCGCGCTGGCCGAGGTACTCAACAAGATCGCCGACGGCGTGTCCGTGGAGGGCATGGAGGCGTTCGCCCCGGTGCTCGCCGAGAGCATGGAGCCGTTCCTCAACTACCTGCCCTCGAACGCCATGGTGCTGGGCTGCGATCCCGAGCGCATCCGCACCCGCGCCGTGGAACTGGAGGCCACCAGCGCCGAGTTCCTGGACGCGTCCTGGATCAACGCCGCCTCGGGCGGTGAGGCCCCCATCGACCTGGGCGAGTCCGCCTACATGTCCATCGCCGAGCTGCGGACGATCGCCACCGGCCTGGGCCTGCCCTGGTGGGGGCTGACCCCGTTCAGCGCCGGTGAGGGCGCCGCGGACAAGGCCGCGGGCGAGGAGGACGACGCCGTCGTGGTGGGCGCGGTGCCCGCCGACTCCTACCGCGGTGACACCGAGCGTGCCCTGGCCGACGTCAAGGGATGGCTGCACGACAACTGGAGCGTCGTGCTGGTCACCCAGGGGCACGGGCCCGCCGAGCGCCTGGTGGCGATGCTCAGGGACGCCGGGCTGGGCGCCACGCTCAGCGCCGACCTCGCCGAACCGCCCAAGGAGGCGATCGCGACCGTCACCACCGGGCTGGTCGACCACGGCTTCCTGCTGCGGTCGGTGCGGACGGTGGTACTCACCGAGACCGACCTGGTCGGGCAGAAGTCCTCCACCCGGGACATGCGCCGCATGCCCAGCCGCCGCAAGGGCACGGTCGATCCGCTCCAGCTCAAACCGGGCGACTACGTCGTGCACGAACAGCACGGCGTGGGCCGCTACCTGGAGATGGTCAGCCGCCAGATCCACGGCGCCACCCGCGAGTACCTGCTCATCGAGTACGCGCCGTCCAAGCGCGGCCAGCCCGGCGACCGCCTGTTCGTGCCCACCGAGCAGCTCAGCGAGGTCACCCGGTACGTGGGCGGCGAGGCGCCGACGCTGTCCAAGATGGGCGGCGCCGAGTGGAGCAAGGCCAAGAGCCGGGCCCGCAAGGTCGTCCGCGAGATCGCCGGCGACCTGATCCGCCTGTACTCGGCGCGCCAGGCCTCCCCGGGGCACGCCTTCGGCGCGGACACCCCGTGGCAGCACGAGCTGGAGGACGCCTTCCCGTACGTGGAGACGCCCGACCAGCTGGCCGCCATCGACGAGGTCAAGAAGGACATGTCCAAGTCGGTCCCGATGGACCGGCTGATCTGCGGCGACGTGGGTTACGGCAAGACCGAGGTGGCGGTGCGCGCCGCGTTCAAAGCGGTGCAGGACGGCAAGCAGGTGGCACTGCTCGTGCCCACCACCCTGCTGGTCCAGCAGCACCTGTCCACCTTCTCCGAGCGCTACGCGTCCTTCCCGGTCACGGTCAAGCCGATGTCGCGGTTCCAGACCGACGGCGAGGTCGAGGCGACCCGCGAGGGGCTGCGCAGCGGCGAGGTCGACGTGGTCATCGGCACGCACCGGCTACTGTCGCAGGAGACCCGGTTCAAGGACCTGGGCCTGGTCATCATCGACGAGGAGCAGCGCTTCGGCGTCGAGCACAAGGAGTCCCTGAAGCGGCTGCGCACCCAGGTGGACGTGCTGGCGATGTCGGCCACGCCCATCCCGCGCACCCTGGAGATGGGTCTGACGGGCATCCGCGAGATGACCACCATCCTCACCCCGCCGGAGGAGCGCCACCCGGTGCTCACCTTCGTGGGGCCCTACGAGGACAAGCAGATCACCGCGGCGATCCGGCGCGAGCTGATGCGCGAGGGACAGGTGTTCTTCGTGCACAACCGGGTGGCTTCCATCGACAAGGTGGCCGCCATCATCAAGCGCCTGGTCCCCGAGGCCCGGGTGGCGTACGCGCACGGCCAGATGAACGAGCAGCAGCTCGAGAAGGTCATGGTCGACTTCTGGGAGAAGAACTTCGACGTGCTGGTCTCCACGACCATCGTCGAGTCCGGCCTGGACGTACCCAACGCCAACACGCTGATCATCGACCGCGCCGACACCTACGGGCTGTCCCAGCTGCACCAGCTGCGCGGCCGGGTGGGTCGTGGCCGCGACCGCGCCTACGCGTACTTCCTGTACCCGCCGGAGCGGCCGCTGACCGAGACCGCATACGAACGCCTGGCGACGGTGGCCCAGCACACCGAGACCGGCGCGGGCATGTACGTGGCCATGAAGGACCTGGAGATCCGCGGCGCGGGCAACATCCTGGGCGCGGAGCAGTCCGGGACCATCGCGGGCGTGGGCTTCGACCTGTACCTGCGCATGGTCGGCGAGGCCGTGGCCGAGCTCAAGGGCGACCCGGAGGCGGTCGCGGAGGTCGAGACCAAGGTCGAGCTGCCGATCAACGCGCACATCCCGCACGACTACGTGCCGGGCGAGCGGCTGCGGCTGCAGTCCTACAAGCGGATCGCCAGCGTCACCAGCGAGGCGGACATCCTGGCCGCCTACGAGGAGCTCACCGACCGCTACGGCGCCCCGCCGCAGCCGGTGGACAACCTCATGGCGGTGGCCCGCTTCCGGGTCCTGGCCAAGTCCGCGGGTCTGGCCGACGTGGTCATGCAGGGCAACCAGATCCGGTTCTCACCGGTGGAGCTGCGCGAGTCCCAGGAGCTGCGGCTGCGGCGGATGTACCCCAAGTCCATCCGCAAGGAGGCCGCCAAGACCCTCCTGGTACCGGTCCCCAAGGCCGGTGGGATGGGCGGCAAGCCGCTGCGCGACCTGGACCTGCTCAAGTGGTGCACGGATCTGGTGAACAACATCTTCGAACCGGACAAGCGCAAGGTTCAGCCGAAGGACGAGTAG
- a CDS encoding phosphotransferase, with product MDEPVDEIEVVVAHSERATLRVGDVFLKVDTDQARIDAEVEAISLAPVPTPQVLWRKPPVLAISAVAGATLGSLGGTSTGSPTAWAAAGAAIRKLHEAPLPPRTGQAGRNTTALAAELDKECETLVRGGLLPADLVTRNRRVAEAALRPWTPAFTHGDLQIAHVFLEGDEVTGIIDWSEAGRGDPLYDLATFTLGHEDRLDDLLTGYGTDIDLDAIHGWWSLRSLLIVRWLSEHGFDPFAPGCEVDVLRARM from the coding sequence ATGGACGAGCCAGTGGATGAGATCGAGGTCGTCGTTGCCCACTCCGAGCGCGCGACCCTGCGCGTCGGCGACGTGTTCCTGAAGGTGGACACCGACCAGGCGCGCATCGACGCCGAGGTCGAGGCGATCTCCCTCGCGCCGGTCCCGACCCCGCAGGTCCTGTGGCGCAAGCCGCCCGTGCTCGCCATCTCCGCGGTCGCGGGGGCGACGCTCGGGAGCCTCGGCGGGACGTCGACCGGGTCGCCGACGGCGTGGGCCGCGGCGGGCGCCGCCATCCGGAAGCTGCACGAAGCTCCGCTACCGCCCCGGACCGGGCAGGCGGGCCGGAACACCACGGCGCTGGCAGCGGAACTCGACAAGGAGTGCGAGACGCTCGTGCGCGGCGGCCTCCTGCCCGCTGACCTGGTCACCCGCAACCGCCGGGTCGCCGAGGCCGCACTCCGGCCGTGGACTCCCGCGTTCACGCACGGCGACCTGCAGATCGCGCACGTCTTCCTCGAAGGCGACGAGGTCACGGGCATCATCGACTGGTCCGAGGCGGGCCGGGGCGACCCCCTGTATGACCTCGCCACCTTCACGCTCGGACACGAGGACCGCCTCGACGACCTCCTCACCGGTTACGGCACCGACATCGACCTCGACGCGATCCACGGGTGGTGGTCGCTACGGAGCCTGCTGATCGTCCGCTGGCTGAGTGAGCACGGCTTCGACCCGTTCGCGCCGGGCTGTGAGGTCGACGTGCTGAGGGCCCGGATGTGA
- a CDS encoding helix-turn-helix domain-containing protein produces the protein MANRRTQAPTAPTVARWLLAKELRRLRGERQFTAVVKAVKTQPSSLARWESGRADGQVPSINSLDRLLAHYEVSDEEAALLMDLRSVAKSPGWWQSHEVAKHYGTLIGLEAAASDMSTYQVQLIPGLLQTEDYARSVITAGAASWRGTEEEIEDRVKVRMRRQEEWVNRGTPHLWAIIGEAAIRQAVGGPGVIRDQLAHLLDLSHRQTRVTLQVLPYSAGSHTAMEMACFTVLDVEEAALSTVYVEGPTANLFLDSPEDLTRYRRIFEHLRKSALGTVDTRALLTDVMEGFTR, from the coding sequence ATGGCAAACAGGCGCACACAGGCCCCTACAGCCCCCACTGTCGCCCGATGGCTGCTTGCGAAGGAGCTCCGACGTCTCCGAGGCGAGAGACAGTTCACCGCCGTGGTCAAAGCGGTCAAAACGCAACCGTCATCGCTGGCCCGGTGGGAATCCGGCCGGGCGGACGGACAGGTCCCTTCGATCAACAGCCTCGATCGCCTGCTCGCCCACTATGAGGTGAGCGACGAGGAGGCTGCTCTCCTCATGGACCTTCGCAGCGTGGCGAAGTCCCCCGGCTGGTGGCAGAGCCACGAAGTGGCGAAGCACTACGGCACGTTGATCGGGCTTGAGGCCGCAGCCTCGGACATGTCCACCTACCAGGTCCAGCTGATCCCGGGTCTGCTCCAGACCGAGGACTACGCCCGGTCCGTCATCACCGCAGGCGCCGCTTCATGGCGAGGCACAGAGGAAGAGATCGAAGACCGCGTCAAGGTACGTATGCGGCGGCAGGAGGAATGGGTCAATCGCGGAACCCCGCACCTGTGGGCCATAATCGGCGAGGCCGCGATCAGGCAGGCCGTGGGCGGACCGGGTGTGATACGCGACCAACTGGCCCACCTCCTAGACTTGAGTCACAGACAAACCCGCGTCACCCTGCAAGTTCTCCCGTACTCTGCCGGAAGCCACACGGCGATGGAAATGGCCTGCTTTACGGTGCTGGACGTGGAGGAAGCGGCGTTGTCGACCGTATACGTGGAGGGCCCCACCGCGAACCTGTTCCTGGACTCGCCGGAAGACCTCACCCGGTACCGTCGCATCTTCGAGCACCTACGCAAGTCAGCTCTCGGCACGGTGGACACCCGGGCCCTTTTGACCGATGTAATGGAAGGCTTCACCCGATGA
- the cysC gene encoding adenylyl-sulfate kinase, protein MVRAHRQGNGSVGDTGRPDAPVFAPGPDGLAHLELILSGAYPLAGFMTREEAESVARGGRLPDGRPWPVPVTLEVPEELVGQERLTLTDLEGAPLAELAVREHWESSAEDTGSRHHLAGDVTLLRPPTYGVLRELRPTPAEVRAQRELEPSSDRSLLAVVTDRPLHHRALHQIRAEAEALGRGGGRAEVLVILDTGLHDEGLAAAVLASEPLLPPRSSFAVVTLPRSEARSAGPLGGAWTERDAALAGHVAAAYGATHLLVEAGGRGPETERVMALRPPLTVLDPEPWKYDSGEALWKPFSHVDPREVRAELTDDEVEAELAHGRELPSWFTPARVGAELARLRPARTKRGLTLLFTGLSGSGKSTIARGVCDGIRRSGRTVTLLDGDLVRRMLSKGLTFSREDRELNIRRIGYVASEITRHGGVAVCAPIAPYAAGRAEFRAMVEEFGDFFLVHVATPLEECEARDRKGLYAKARAGEIPEFTGISDPYEEPTDADLVVDTVGTDPAESVALVMEALREGGWLPSDQHVSEDRA, encoded by the coding sequence GTGGTGAGAGCCCACAGGCAGGGGAACGGGTCGGTCGGGGACACCGGCCGACCGGACGCACCGGTCTTCGCCCCAGGTCCGGACGGGCTTGCCCACCTGGAACTCATCCTCAGCGGCGCCTACCCGCTGGCGGGGTTCATGACCCGTGAGGAAGCGGAGTCGGTGGCGCGCGGGGGCCGTCTGCCGGACGGTCGCCCCTGGCCGGTTCCGGTCACCCTGGAGGTGCCGGAGGAGCTGGTGGGTCAGGAGCGGCTCACCCTCACCGACCTGGAGGGTGCCCCGCTCGCTGAGCTGGCGGTGCGCGAGCACTGGGAGTCCTCTGCCGAGGACACGGGGAGCCGCCACCACCTGGCCGGTGACGTCACGCTGCTGCGCCCGCCCACGTACGGGGTGCTGCGGGAGCTGCGCCCCACCCCCGCCGAGGTGCGCGCCCAGCGCGAGCTCGAACCCTCCTCGGACCGGTCACTGCTGGCCGTGGTCACCGACCGCCCCCTGCACCACCGGGCCCTGCACCAGATCCGTGCCGAGGCCGAGGCGCTGGGCCGCGGTGGCGGACGCGCCGAGGTCCTGGTCATCCTCGACACCGGCCTGCACGACGAGGGCCTGGCCGCCGCCGTGCTGGCCTCCGAACCGCTGCTGCCGCCGCGGAGCTCCTTCGCGGTGGTCACCCTGCCCCGGTCCGAGGCGCGCTCCGCGGGGCCGCTGGGCGGGGCCTGGACCGAACGCGACGCCGCCCTGGCCGGGCACGTCGCCGCCGCCTACGGCGCCACCCACCTGCTGGTCGAGGCCGGCGGGCGGGGGCCCGAGACCGAGCGGGTGATGGCGCTCAGGCCGCCGCTGACCGTCCTTGACCCCGAACCCTGGAAGTACGACTCGGGGGAGGCGCTCTGGAAGCCCTTCTCCCACGTGGACCCGCGCGAGGTCCGCGCGGAGCTCACCGACGACGAGGTCGAGGCGGAGCTCGCGCACGGCCGTGAACTGCCGTCCTGGTTCACCCCGGCCCGGGTCGGCGCCGAACTGGCCCGGCTGCGCCCGGCGCGCACCAAGCGCGGTCTCACGCTGCTGTTCACCGGGCTGTCCGGTTCGGGCAAGTCCACCATCGCCCGGGGGGTGTGCGACGGCATCCGCAGATCCGGGCGCACGGTCACCCTGCTCGACGGCGACCTGGTGCGCCGCATGCTCTCCAAGGGGCTGACGTTCTCCCGGGAGGACCGCGAGCTCAACATCCGCCGCATCGGCTACGTGGCCTCGGAGATCACCCGGCACGGCGGGGTGGCCGTGTGCGCGCCGATCGCGCCCTACGCGGCGGGCCGGGCCGAGTTCCGCGCCATGGTGGAGGAGTTCGGCGACTTCTTCCTGGTGCACGTGGCCACGCCGCTGGAGGAGTGCGAGGCCCGCGACCGCAAGGGCCTGTACGCCAAGGCGCGGGCGGGGGAGATCCCGGAGTTCACGGGTATCTCCGACCCCTACGAGGAGCCGACCGACGCCGACCTGGTGGTGGACACCGTGGGCACGGACCCCGCCGAGTCGGTGGCCCTGGTGATGGAGGCCCTGCGCGAGGGCGGTTGGCTGCCCTCCGACCAGCACGTGAGCGAGGACCGAGCATGA
- a CDS encoding DUF397 domain-containing protein yields the protein MTNEPTYRTSSYSGSQGNCVEVADLPSEHLVRDTQNRSAGHLAFVGTEWAAFLTVARDQQQ from the coding sequence ATGACGAACGAACCGACTTACCGCACCTCCTCCTACTCCGGGAGCCAGGGCAACTGCGTTGAGGTCGCCGATCTACCGAGTGAGCACCTCGTCCGCGACACCCAGAACCGCTCCGCCGGGCACCTCGCATTCGTCGGCACCGAGTGGGCCGCCTTCCTCACCGTCGCGCGCGACCAGCAGCAGTAG